The following coding sequences are from one Panicum hallii strain FIL2 chromosome 5, PHallii_v3.1, whole genome shotgun sequence window:
- the LOC112892648 gene encoding pollen-specific leucine-rich repeat extensin-like protein 3, which produces MGALHFPLLLVAALLFSSSAALTAVEEAAIALRQKLAFEHHHHPTDHVHIDIDIDIKITNPSLLTAHKALQALKDAIYSDPNNFTGNWVGPDVCAYNGVFCVPSLHNETESAVATLDMNAADVAGYLPKEIGLMRDLAVLHLNSNRFCGIIPEEIRNMTELYEFDASNNRFVGPFPAAVLGVPKLSYLDIRFNDFDGPIPPELFLKPYDAIFLNNNRFTSGIPETIGKSRATVIVLANNELGGCIPRSIGDAAATLDQFTFTNNSLTGCLPVETGLLTNATVFDVSGNALTGAIPRTLAGLSRVEQLDLSRNMFTGDVPRDLCELPALANLSVSYNFLTREDAACKLNGSFHDEANCMGQSRPAQRNAGECTPVVNHPVDCTKIKSCGWPSVEPPPPPPAPVASPPPPPPLSSPPPPVFSPPPPAASPPPPPPPVYSPPPPPPPTASPPPPPVYSPPPPPPVIVPPVRGTKYQSPPPPLFPGY; this is translated from the coding sequence ATGGGCGCCCTCCATTTCCCGCTGCTCCTCGTCGCCGCCCTTCTCTTCTCGTCTTCTGCGGCGCTGACCGCCGTTGAGGAGGCCGCCATCGCGCTCCGGCAGAAGCTCGCCTTcgagcaccaccaccacccgacCGACCACGTCCACATCGACATCGACATCGACATCAAGATCACCAACCCGAGCCTCCTCACCGCGCACAAGGCGCTGCAGGCGCTCAAGGACGCGATCTACTCCGACCCCAACAACTTCACCGGCAACTGGGTCGGCCCCGACGTGTGCGCCTACAACGGCGTGTTCTGCGTCCCGTCGCTGCACAACGAGACGGAGAGCGCCGTCGCGACGCTCGACATGAACGCCGCCGACGTCGCGGGCTACCTGCCCAAGGAGATCGGGCTCATGAGGGACCTCGCCGTGCTCCACCTCAACTCCAACCGCTTCTGCGGGATCATCCCGGAGGAGATCAGGAACATGACGGAGCTCTACGAGTTCGACGCCAGCAACAACCGCTTCGTGGGGcccttccccgccgccgtcctcggggTTCCCAAGCTAAGCTACCTCGACATCCGATTCAACGACTTCGACGGCCCGATCCCGCCGGAGCTCTTCCTCAAGCCCTACGACGCCATCTTCCTCAACAACAATCGCTTCACCTCCGGCATCCCGGAGACCATCGGCAAGTCAAGGGCCACGGTGATCGTCCTAGCGAACAACGAACTAGGCGGGTGCATCCCCCGGAGCATCGGCGACGCCGCGGCCACGCTCGACCAGTTCACCTTCACCAACAATAGCCTCACCGGCTGCCTGCCGGTCGAGACGGGCCTCCTGACGAATGCGACGGTGTTCGACGTCAGCGGCAACGCACTCACCGGGGCGATCCCGCGGACGCTGGCCGGGCTGTCCAGGGTCGAGCAGCTGGACCTGTCGCGCAACATGTTCACCGGCGACGTGCCCAGGGACCTGTGCGAGCTGCCGGCGTTGGCGAACCTGTCGGTCTCTTACAACTTCTTGACGCGCGAGGACGCTGCGTGCAAACTGAACGGGTCCTTTCATGACGAGGCAAACTGCATGGGGCAGTCAAGGCCCGCGCAGAGGAATGCCGGCGAGTGTACGCCGGTGGTGAACCACCCGGTGGACTGCACCAAGATTAAATCATGTGGGTGGCCATCggtggagccgccgccgccaccgccagcaCCAGTggcatccccgccgccgccgccgcctttgtcGTCTCCGCCACCGCCGGTTTTCTCTCCACCACCGCCGGCAGCatcacctcctcctccaccaccaccagtttactctccaccaccaccgccaccaccgacagcatcacctccaccaccaccagtgtactctccaccaccgccgccaccagtTATCGTCCCACCTGTACGAGGAACGAAATACCagtcaccaccgccaccgctttTTCCAGGTTACTGA